The genomic segment agaccCAAAATAAATCCTCccctattttgattttttacagctattcgGCTgcatccaagctttccaacagtgctttttAGATTTATTCTATTTCCACCAGTTATACTGGTGCggaaggcacaacagagctaggctccaattcaagtacccccttgagtgtattgttagtaagcattgtaagcactgtcactgggggtggtcactgccagagggtttattgcgtccccagtggttcttttacgtcccttcggttcaggttaatgtagtgcagcttgaagagacgggacctccggtttagtgtccttatccgagaagactggaaacacgggagaataacttcaactcacttgtgacacaaattcgaaccaaggcaggaacccggaaaaatccccagtttgagccaggattcgaaccttggccacagcggtgagaggccgacgcgctaacacactcgGCCACCCGTGCTCCCATCTCTCATAGCAAGCACAATTTGATGGTTTGCTTTTAtgtttcatcaaaaatacaacTATTACAACTGACATATTGGGTGGGTGTCCTAGGACATCATTAAGTCTATTCGTACAATCTATTTCTGTGCTTATgaatatttgcaagcaaaggtggaatTGATTTGGCTTTTGGGTAAGAAGCTTTTAAAATCTGTCTGTCCCCCACGGTGCTTTGCTATCTGTAATGGAAGAAAGATGATCCCAGAAGCCTTCAGGGAGTGTGTTTTTAAGCAATCAAAACGGACCTGAGAATCAGAATAAAGGTTTCTATTTGTGTCTTAGGTTGTGTTTGTTGATCTGtttcccttgtgtggtattttgatcTAGCAATTCTGCTCGTTTTCCTAGATATgggatttgtcaaagaacctgtgctattatttggctgaGGAGTACttgctatcaccttggttggatgcatatcttcaggaccatttatccctaagactgatgcctgagtatcttgatctcattgtgtttattttcatttgtgaattttttttttggcttgtgggtacttctcacgGGCGGTGCAGGCCGGTTTagggtcaatgggttaaacgTATCGGGAATTACTTCTTAAAGACGAGGATGCAGAAAAAACTGATCTGTTTACGAAAAAAGGGCTAAAAAATGGCGCCACAGAGTAAAGAAATGCATCTAATCATTAACCTGTTAACGTACTAACATTTTGACCTGTTTACGTCATCCTTCTTGAAACCTAAAACTTGATTGGCTATAATTAGTGGTGTATATTATGGTGAGATGATGTCATTGATGGAATCAAATTATGTGTATATTATGTGTGATTAAGTGTAAAAACTTTTTATTcctctgaaaataaaaatccgATAACATTGATTTATCATAAATGGGAAAGGGCAATTTTAAAAACTTTTGTAATCATTTATGTTAATCTTaaatttcagaatttgaataaaaatacagAACATTTTGTTGTGCtattctttttaaaatgaCAAACTTAGTGTTGACCAGGATAAGTATGGTGATCATGGCAACTACCCTGTACCAAACAAAATACCATCAGTTGGGAATTATTTTCCTGAAGATTCATTCTAATGcggggagagttgacaggtatgtgtaAGTTTAACGGGTTCATGTAACCTTGTTATATTTTGGTAGAAGAAACAATTGCTAAACTCGTGAAAGTAGTCATGGATATCGTGGATCCAGCGTTTTCAACTTAAGTTCACAACCGTAAGGCCTTGtccaaacgtcgtattatccatgagccgtattcaaagCAAATGCTtgcaaatgaatcgagtcgattgtttcatcttcatttacatgcatttgcattgaatacggctcctTGATAATatgacgtttgaacttagccttagagCATGAGTGAATGATATTTGGTCGCCCCATGTAAGGTAATCcagaatccggaatccaggtTTTTAGGGCccttggaatccggaatccagagattggaatccggaatccacagtCTGGAATCCAGAATCCAAATAGTTTCGAAATCCGGAATCCATACTTTTCATTCAAATTAATGACTTAAAAAATCCCACAATTACCACACAAGCGAAGAGGAAGATTGAGTAGCCGAATAAAGTGCCACGATGTTCCTCAAGCCCTTGCCTTTGTTTGCATTTCTAATGAGGAGGTGTGTCTGGTTAGTGTTTAGCATAATTGATTGAAAACTCATTGTCGATCATTGTACAACTTTTTCCGGTCTAATTAGCTTCAATTGGCAGAATTCTTACATTCTTTTAAGAATGTAAGTGAGTGTTCTTAAAAGAACACTAGTAAGAGTACAAAACAAGTTCTCCAGTTAAGACTCACAGTTCACAGTTTTATTTTGCCAGTATTTTCCTTATTAGAGTTACAATTCATAAAATTGAGTAGGCAAGGATATCCAGAGAAGCCATAAGCTTATAAAATAGGACTCCCTTCTAACATGCATTTTACGGGAGATATACGCATTTTAGCCTGATCTCCCGTTCTTGTTAGAATGAGCGAATTTCATATTAATGTCGAAAATTTAGCCAATCGGGAATGGAAGCCattcaacaacaaacaaatcaGGAGGCGAAGAATGTCAAATTTGCGTTTATCCTTGACATAAGTACTGGCGCGTTTTGATTTAGTTTGCAATTTCATTGGCTAAAATTCAAAACACTATACCCTAAACCAATAGAAAAGCAAACAGAACGCAAGCCTGACGtacttttactttttacaCTCATCCGAAATCCGCTCTATGAGAAAGAAGGGTGTATTGCACAGAGTATAGCCATTCTCACGTGCACACGTCACCAAAAACTCGGTTTTGTTCGTCTTCCAATAGACCATTCCAGCTAAAACGCACGCGCGCGGCATGACGGTAGTTGTGGTAGATTCGTCGAGCAAACTGTAAAAAGTGCGCGTTGCATTCTGGTTCTGGTAGCTGTGGTAGCGTCCTCGGCATTTCTGATTGAAAATATGCAGTTATAGCTGGAATCGCCTATTACTAAAGTGGAAATAATCCTTCAGTGCCTGTGAAACTTTTCGTCAAAAGAGCGAGTGAGTTTGCACTCAGACGTTAATCCATatcaattgttttatttccgAGACCCGAGTTTGAGCAACCCTTTTATGATATCTGTCTGATTATCGATACATTGACGCGAACGCGtgcactacgaaaaaaaatcgGTATTATCGATTTCCGAACTCTTCCCTAACGATTTTtaacgatttcacagatcaaTCGATAAAAATCGGTTATTTTTATCGATTTGTATCTATATCTATTTTTAACGATTGACTAGACCGGGATCTATTTTTCAGGTACCCCCTATTAGGCTTGATTACCGGCTGTTCCTGTGAGCCTGCAGTACTTGAAGATCGTAAGGCCGCAAGGCCTGACATCGGCTGAAAATAGAGCATTATCTGTTTTTAGAGGCCCTATGGAGGCCCTCCACTTTCATCCAACCACTTGGACTTGGAAAATAGGACACTTGTGTCTTAACCCGCCTTGCAGCTACCCTAGTTCCAGAGTCTCCTTTATTCCTTCCTCTGAACTCAGGGTACTTCGCAGCATGGGTAATGTATAAATGACAATCACAGTAAAAATGACAATAACAGTTTCTAAAAATTACatgatttattgattattgaTACTGATTACAACCCTCCGTCAAACCGTCATTCCTCTATTAGCATTATCTAGCTGTAGTCATTGGCTGAaaaaggggcgtggctgtgggacattgtgttgaataaatCTGTCAATATCTGAGATGACCCAGTCAAGGGGATAGATGCCTTGTGAGTAGTTCTGCCAGTCAAACTGAGACTCGAACCTCCACAGATGGACACAAGACACCGTCTCTTTTGTACCATCCAGGACGTCATCTAGACCATTCGGCAGTCTCCTGCAGATGAAGAACCTACAGCAAAAAGGGCCTTCTTTAATTATAAATCCATAACTGAAATAAGGTTTGAAAGTTGTTCTGAATGCCCGACCACTGCCTGGCTTGTTAAACAGCTTAATTTTTAATCAGAGTTCCTCCGGTGGGGGAGGTGGAGAGGGGCGAAATTGAGAAATCTTTAAAACTATCTAATTGCTGTAACTTGAAAAATGACACTGGTCATGTTTTGTGCTATGTACCTCTCGCGAGTCATAAACTTGACATCAATCTGGAACCTGAAGCCTTCATCAAAAGCTGCTCGTGCAATGTCTCGGCAGTGCTGCATGGAGAAGGATGCTATGCCTACAATCAATTCATATATCTTTTAGAAAAGTCTTCGGACAGCTGTAGAAATCCTACACTCATATTTATAATGGCCTTGTTAAAAGCTTACATAAATTATAACTATTTTGATTGCTTCAAAAGTCAGTTCAGCCTTTCTGAAATTGAAACAGAAATCTTTTGAAAGATTCTGGAGATGCCTTATTTGACATGGTTGTCTTGCTTTTATTCTGAGCTAAAAGGGAGGAGAGGGGGTGTGGGCACAAAAAAACCTGTGGATATTGCAAGCAGCCACAGGTGTATATATATTCACATCACgttttatcatttttaaaaatataattatcagCTATTGCTGGATGAATTGGTGTTCAAAGCCATCCAAGGGGACTTTTTTGCTACTGTTTGCGACTGGTGAGTGCATCTCATTGgagttgatttttttactggtATCTAAAAGATTTGACGAGTTTGTCACACATGTTCGCTTCATAGTCTTCAATTTTACAGTAGCCTACCATTAACCATTGGCTCAACTTCTGATGCAGGGATAATACATTGCTGGCCGAGAAATTCAGCAAAGACGTAGTCATCTCCCGCATCATCAGGGCCAACCACAGAACGTATACCTGTAAGGTGAAATGATGATAATCAATCACTTGCAAAACAAGAacataaaaaacaaattaatcaCTTGAATTCTCAAATTCCATTAGACTTTTATAACAAAAAATTAATACACTTAAAAACCTCTGTAAAAAATAATCTTTTTACCTGCAATGCTAAGATTCCTGATCTTCTCCACCTCcttaaaaaaggaatttgaTTGTGGTTAAAAGATAAGTTTGTTACAAACAATAAAGTCATGTTGTTGAGGATCAATACTCAACTGATAACGATTTCAGGATACAGGATTTATAGAGACTGTGACAGCCCTAAATATTTCCTTACCAAATGCATGCGTAGATCTCCATTATCACTGGAAGAAGTCTTTAACTGGTCAAGTGCCCTTTGAGTATTCCTATAGAGAGCTTTGCCTACAAAGCGAGAAAAGTCCCTAGTTTACATTCTTGAGGAAAAGCATGCGGCTCATGTAGTAGGcatttaataaaaatgttCAACTGTTTACAAACCATCCTCGGGGACACAGGGCGTCATGGAGATCGGGCACATAGGGAGCGCTTGAGAAAGAAAGAGCTTCTTTCACTCCTTTTCTTTCTCCAAGCTCAATGAGTGCCCGATCTCTGCGATGCCCTGGGTCGCTGAGGATGTTTACAAACCAATCTAAACTTACTTAGCAAATTTTCCAGTTTATTTTCACAGTCTAAAGTTGCCATAAGCCGCGTACATAGTAGAATACAATCCTAGAAAGAACACAGAAAACATTGATAATCAAAGGTGTCCTCTTTTCTATGTTCAAAAGTCAAGTGGATGGATCAAAAGGTAGACCTAATATAAGTTTGAGACTATATTTGTGCAAATCAAAGAGACAGGCTTGTACTTTCTTTAATCAAAAAGGGGGTTGGACATCCCTCCCATCCATCCAATGAATCTAGAgtaaatgttttaaaaatgtttaaacCATTCACAATGAGAACTTATGCCTGTGGGGACTCTTCATAAAAGTAGACGAGGGTGATCGTCCTATATTTTAGAGTACAAAACTCTACCAACTACTGTCTCAGTGGGtgttcaatttttttctgcttcttCTAGCCCTTAGGGGGTTTCAAGCTAGTGGATCATCACATTCTATAATAAAACCTCTGGAGAAGAAGTCAGAAATGGGATGTGCTCCATGGTGGTGCCTTAAGGATCacaattcagaaaaaaatgtgtttgtttttattgcttttagtGATGAGTGAGTGAGTTAAGAGATGGGAGTTTCTATGAGGGCCCCCTCCAGGGACTTGTGCAAGGAAATATGGAAATGAATTATTTACCTTTGCAGAATACAAAAATTCTTTTACATCTAAATTACCACTgtgaatatataaaaaaaaataatgaaacacCATGAAAATTAGCACAACACCATGTCTTTTTGTCATGTTATCAAAATCATTCAGTAACTAAATATAATCAGCACATCACATGTatttatatatgtatatatattaccATAATGATTAGAATAAGAAGCCAGAGTACTACTTATTAATTTTTCGGTCTTTAATTCGGTCTTTAAGGGGGCACTTATTGGAAAGGGGGGGGCATACTTTATCTTGGTTAAAATTACCAGTCTCTGAATCAACTGAGAAGAAACATTTGTGCACATAGGTATAAAGAAGTTGAAGTGATAATAAGTAAATGGCCTCTGCATATTGCTGCAGTTGTACAAGGCTAAGAAGCTGTTTGTTCCATGTAGTCAGGCGATGGTGGTGAAGGTGGTAGATAGTGTCAAGTACGGTGTTTGAGATCATTCTGAGTTCAGGGACAGGTCAATGAAAGCGGTGAATGAGGTCACTGTAGCGACAGGGGTAAGCCAGTCTTCGCAGCAATATGCAGAGGCCCTCGATTCCATTGCACACTATTCCTTGGAGGCAGAAATAGCTGTCAGGTAGGCCCATGGCCTCGATGAGAACAGGAATATGGTGCTTTTTCCTCTGGACCTTTGTCAAGGACTCTGCATCATTGACATCGTCTAGCGAAAAAGCCTCATCTCCATATGGTAATTATGGGATTTTGATGTATTAGCATTGCACAAAAGCATAAATTCATTGTCATAAAAAATGTTGTCCATGTAGGCATCAATGACTGCCTCTCAAGCCAGGCGAAAAGTTGCCATGCTCGTTAAATTGAGGTAATCCAAGTAAAAAAGACATACAGCCATCTCAGAGAAAGCTTAATGTTTACATTTTGCCTGACGTTGGCAACGGCAGTCCCAGTCAGCTTGCGCACCGCCAGCCGTTGTAGACCCTGACAACATCGGATCGTAAGGTCTCTAGTTTTTAGTGGGAGGGGGtgcttattccaaaattcgAGTTCGAGGGGTTCGAAGGTAGGCCATATTTTTTAATCATTACGGTATGTCTTAACTAATCTCACTTGTACTCTAATGTAATCAACACAAATAATCACTACCACTGCTTGTTTAGCACTATCATCATGTcatcattaaaaaaactgtCATTTTATTATCATCCTTACCagcactatcatcatcattatgatatcaccattatcattaacAACATCATTGACATCTTTATCTCAATCATATTATCACCAAAACACATAATCATGTTCGTCATTTTTGCCATGTATCCACCAaaacacatcatcatcattatcagcatATT from the Nematostella vectensis chromosome 4, jaNemVect1.1, whole genome shotgun sequence genome contains:
- the LOC5516149 gene encoding uncharacterized protein LOC5516149 isoform X1; protein product: MATCSACVLRRVSPFIPRNELFLAGILTRYTRKYNALHSFPVRCFSSGGVVFPWAQQLADVYGRSPFLHRLVGGLSLARSLRKVPDGNLDVKEFLYSAKDCILLCTRLMATLDCENKLENLLSKALYRNTQRALDQLKTSSSDNGDLRMHLEVEKIRNLSIAGIRSVVGPDDAGDDYVFAEFLGQQCIIPASEVEPMVNGIASFSMQHCRDIARAAFDEGFRFQIDVKFMTRERFFICRRLPNGLDDVLDGTKETVSCVHLWRFESQFDWQNYSQGIYPLDWVISDIDRFIQHNVPQPRPFFSQ
- the LOC5516149 gene encoding uncharacterized protein LOC5516149 isoform X2, which produces MATCSACVLRRVSPFIPRNELFLAGILTRYTRKYNALHSFPVRCFSSGGVVFPWAQQLADVYGRSPFLHRLVGGLSLARSLRKVPDGNLDVKEFLYSAKDCILLCTRLMATLDCENKLENLLSKALYRNTQRALDQLKTSSSDNGDLRMHLEVEKIRNLSIAGIASFSMQHCRDIARAAFDEGFRFQIDVKFMTRERFFICRRLPNGLDDVLDGTKETVSCVHLWRFESQFDWQNYSQGIYPLDWVISDIDRFIQHNVPQPRPFFSQ